The following are encoded together in the Flavobacterium sp. TR2 genome:
- the pyrF gene encoding orotidine-5'-phosphate decarboxylase, with the protein MTTQQLHEQILQKKSFLCVGLDPDLTKIPQHLLETEDPIFEFNKAIIDATHDLTVGYKPNTAFFEAYGIKGWMSLQKTINYINENYPDIFTIADAKRGDIGNTSSMYAKAFFEDLNFDSVTVAPYMGKDSVEPFLAFENKHTIMLALTSNEGAFDFQTLNTNGRELYKQVLETSKTWKNSENLMYVVGATKAEYFTEIRKIVPGSFLLVPGIGAQGGSLSEVCKYGMNDKVGLLVNSARAIIYASKGTDFAEKAREEALSVQKEMAAIIDSRF; encoded by the coding sequence ATGACAACACAACAGCTACACGAACAAATTCTTCAAAAAAAATCATTTTTATGCGTTGGTTTAGATCCAGATCTGACTAAAATTCCGCAGCATTTATTAGAAACGGAAGATCCTATTTTTGAATTTAATAAAGCGATAATCGATGCAACACACGATTTGACTGTAGGGTACAAACCAAATACCGCTTTTTTTGAGGCATACGGAATAAAAGGATGGATGTCTCTGCAGAAAACGATTAATTACATTAACGAAAATTACCCTGATATTTTTACGATTGCAGACGCAAAAAGAGGCGATATCGGTAACACGTCTAGTATGTATGCTAAAGCCTTTTTTGAAGATTTGAATTTTGATAGCGTAACGGTTGCGCCTTATATGGGGAAAGATTCTGTTGAGCCTTTCTTGGCTTTCGAAAACAAGCATACCATTATGTTGGCTTTGACTTCAAATGAAGGAGCTTTTGATTTTCAGACTTTAAATACAAACGGAAGAGAGTTGTACAAGCAAGTTCTGGAAACTTCTAAAACCTGGAAAAACAGCGAAAACTTAATGTACGTTGTGGGAGCAACAAAAGCAGAATATTTTACCGAAATTAGAAAAATTGTTCCTGGCAGTTTCTTATTGGTTCCAGGAATTGGCGCTCAAGGCGGAAGTCTGTCTGAGGTTTGCAAATACGGGATGAATGATAAAGTGGGACTTTTGGTAAATTCTGCAAGAGCAATTATTTATGCTTCAAAAGGAACAGACTTTGCTGAAAAAGCTAGAGAAGAAGCATTATCAGTTCAAAAAGAAATGGCAGCTATTATTGACAGCAGATTTTAA
- a CDS encoding ABC transporter substrate-binding protein, whose translation MKQLTDQLGTVHTFETAPKRIISLVPSQTELLYDLGLEEKIIGITKFCVHPFHFKSTKKTVGGTKKIHFEKIKLLEPDIIICNKEENTLEIVEQLSAICPVWVTNIITIEDNFQMISDFGQLFNCRTEAQKWNDKLAFALSDFKNYIKDIKEKKAAYFIWKNPYMVAGKDTYINEILKLNHFKNIYEDKGRYPEIELKKMRLEGDPDIVFLSSEPYPFKEEDAFEIGRFTHHAKTVFVDGEMFSWHGSRLLKAFSYFKLLHERLKN comes from the coding sequence ATGAAACAACTAACCGATCAGCTTGGTACTGTTCATACTTTTGAAACAGCTCCAAAACGTATTATTTCCCTAGTTCCTTCGCAAACAGAATTGCTTTATGATTTAGGTTTAGAAGAAAAAATTATCGGAATAACGAAGTTCTGTGTTCATCCGTTTCATTTTAAATCTACCAAAAAAACTGTTGGCGGAACCAAGAAAATTCACTTCGAAAAAATAAAGCTTCTTGAGCCCGATATTATTATCTGCAATAAAGAAGAAAACACACTTGAGATTGTAGAGCAGTTAAGCGCAATCTGTCCGGTTTGGGTGACGAATATCATTACAATTGAAGATAATTTTCAGATGATTTCAGATTTTGGACAATTATTCAATTGCAGAACCGAAGCTCAAAAATGGAATGACAAACTGGCTTTTGCCTTAAGCGATTTTAAAAATTATATAAAAGATATAAAGGAAAAGAAAGCGGCCTATTTTATTTGGAAAAATCCTTACATGGTCGCAGGAAAAGATACTTATATCAATGAGATCTTAAAGCTCAATCATTTTAAAAATATTTACGAAGATAAAGGGCGCTATCCAGAAATTGAATTAAAGAAAATGCGTTTGGAAGGCGATCCAGATATTGTTTTCCTTTCTTCTGAGCCGTATCCTTTCAAAGAAGAAGATGCTTTCGAAATAGGAAGGTTTACGCATCACGCCAAAACTGTTTTTGTTGATGGCGAAATGTTCTCATGGCACGGCAGCAGATTGCTAAAAGCATTTTCGTATTTTAAATTACTGCACGAAAGATTGAAGAATTAG